The region gggaaatttggcagcaATTATGGGTGATGGTTTGTACctcatgattaatgtaattgatatcccTAAATTATACACTTGAAAATTGTTGAAtaggcaaatgttgtgttatatatatttttaaaataataaaaaatagcaacaaaaagAATGGGAAAATATATAGTGCCTCAGAGGGTCAAAACTCTAAAAGACATTCAGTTGTTTGATTCACTTTAAGATGGTGAGGGAGTCATTTTGGAAGATGTAAGGGAGCCTGCTAATTCACCCAGTGTTTCCAGTGGCCCCTGAGCATACGACTTCAGGACGCACAGTAACAGTTGTTGCAGGAGAGAAGAGGTTCTGAAGGCTTGCATCACCCCAAGCCCTCAGCACTTCTCTCTGCTGCGCCAACCTTGTGTGCTCCCTGCACTACTGACCTCACACCTGCTTCTGTGGATAACAGTAATTGCTcaacattttattctgctttgcaaaccctccccttccctctcctgaCTCTGCCTACCCTAAAGGCAAAGACGGAGCAGGGGCTTTTAGGCCCAGGTTGCTTCTGCCCTGTGGGTGCGTTGCCTCCCTGAGCCCTCCGGCGGTGGCTGCAGCCTCCTTACGGGCTCTGGGGCCGCTCCGGTAGGAGGCTCAGGGTTTAAACTGCAGTGTGCCAGTGTCGGGGCAGCCTCTTCTCTGAAGGCTTGTAAATACAGCCGGAGTCaagctttgtttctctttttatttatatttgtgtaACACTTTaccaaagtaaaatttaaaaaaaatttacataccataaaatgtaCCCTTATAAAGTACACAGTTCAGTGAATTTTAGTTTATTCACGGAACTGGGCAACCATCACCACGGTCtaattccagaaggttttcattcACCCCAGAAGAAACCCCAGACTCATTAGCggtcactccccattcccccaagccctggcaaccaccagtctactttcagtctctctgaatttgcctgttctggatacTTCTTGTAAGTGGAATCACACACCGTGTGATCTGTTGTGTCTAGCTTCTCCCACCTATACTGTAGTGGGAATCAACATTTCATTCCTTCTTATTGCCAAACAATCTTCCATAGTGTGGACCTGCcaccttttatttattcatcagttGAGGGCTATTTGAGTGGTTTCCACTTTGGGCTATAACAAATAAtactgtgaacattcatgtacaaatttTTACGTGGACTtacattttcaattcttttgggtatataaaaCTCCCTTTAGTTTTTAAAACGTTTCTCCTCGCAGAGAATCTGCTGGCCACGTGGAAGCGAGTGGGGCTGGAGCTGAAACCACATTCCTCAGCCGAGTGCAACTTCTGCCGGAGGCCGCTGCATTTCGAAGTGATGAGTGAAAGAGAGAAGTCCTACTTCTCGGGCATGAGCAAGCTGGTTTCTGCGCAGGCCTGAGCGTGACCTCAGTTACCTAGTCCCAGATCATATCGTATCCACATAGTCTCCAGAGTTGTCTTTATATGtgaattaaattatattaaattttaatCTATAGTTGAAATGTAGTTCTAAAAATAAATTCTTGCTTAAGTGATGGTCCTTCTGCTACTGGCTACTgaatcaaaaaataatttttcttcatcCCTTTAATTTGCTCTGTGTTGTGTGCATATGTAAAACATCTCAAAATATACTGGTGTTCTGGTAATGGCTTCAGACCTTCTGGGGTGGTACAGCCTCCCGTTCTGCTTGCCCCAACTACCTCTTCTTGCCTGCTGCACCCAGTGGCTGACCCAGCTGCACCCAGGCAGCTGGACGACTCTGAAAGAAGTGACACCTCCATGGCAGCCAGTTTTGTCTTTGCGTTTCTCACCCCAGCTCTCAGATGGACAGCTTTCACTGCCCACAATCCTATTGCAGCTGGTTCCCTCCCCACTTCCCATCTCAGCTACTGCTTTGACTTCGTATTTCTGTATGAAAGTCGGAACCACTGCTTCTGTCACCACGGAGCCCTCAGCCCATCTGCCTCTTGTGCCTGTACTCTCATCCCCTCCAGTGAAAATGGAGGTGTTTGCGCTGCTCACCTACTCCCTCTTCTCTTCTGGGTCTCAGCCCTTCTTGCACGTTCCTGCAACCATCTCTTCTTCTCTGCCTTCAGTTTTGCCCCCTCTGTTGGCTCCTTCCCATCGGCTTTCAGCAAGCTTTGTTACTCattcaaaaaaaaagccctccctCGGTCTAAGCCCCCTTCCAGCCACTGCCCCATCTCCGCTCTCTCCTTGCTCTACTTAGTCCTCCACTTAGCCTTTCAGCCCTGAGGCTGCCTGCCCTCCCCTGTCTGCTCTTTCCCCAGTTATTCAGGCCTCTCATTTGGAAGTCAGCTCTGTCTGTCATCTAGGCTATTAGAGCTTTAAGTTCAGCTCTGGTCAGGCTACTTCTCGTCACTCCACTGCTACCACCCTGGCCATCCCACTGTTGTGTGTGGTATCTGCCCCCGCCTCCCCACCCAGCAGCCTGGGGAACCTTTTAAAAAACATCAGGTTATGTCTCTCTCCAGCCACAAACGTGGGTCCTTCCGTTGCACTCAGATTGGGTTCCAGATTCCGCACACAGGCTGACAAAGCCCTCTCCGCCTTATCTCCTGTCCCACCCTTGTTGCGTCCCACTGCTGCATACACTGGGCCTCACTTCTGGGCCTCAAAAATTCCGTACTCTTTCAGGCTCCAGGCCTTGGTGTTGGCCATTGTTTACCTGCTTGGATTTTTTGACCCTGGTTCATGGTGTAACTGCCCTTCTTCATTCAGGACAAAGGTCCCCAAGGAGACCCCTGAGTGCTCCAGCTAAGACAGCCCCTCCCACACTCTCAGCATCACTTGACCTCCTTCCATGCCGCCCTTACTGTTTGTCTTAATGTAGTCTTCACAAGGGCCGATACTTGCCTTTCTCCTCTCTTCTGCATCCTCAATGCCcagtacagtgcctgacacagcaGGTGTTCGACAAATGAGGGCTGGCTAAATGCGGGGACCAACAACAGCAGCCACGTCTGCTTCACTAGGAAGAATGGGTGAACTAGAGAAATGCAGCGGACAACAGGAGGCTCGACGTTTGCCTCTCCTTAGAGCTCTAGAAGGCAGCAGTGCCTCCTCCTTCCCTGGGAGAGACACAGGCACACCTTCCCGGGATGCTGGGGTGGGCTGGGTTTCCTGGGCACCCACACCCCTTATCAGGACCAGCCTAGGCAGAGCTCAGCTGAGTCATGGTCCCACCAGATAAAACCACATATCTGGGCAGGCTGCCAGGCACAAGGGAAGTTACGTCACCGCTGAACCACCATGGTCCCTTTCTGCTCAGGAAACAAGCCCCACTCAGCTTTTCCAGCTCTGTTATGCACCTTTGGGGCTTTCCATTGTCCCTCACATTCCCAGTCTGGAACTCTGTCCGCCTCCTTTCCTTCAAATATGACTTTTTCTCTGAGCATGGACAACGTTCTGAACACTTAGGAAGACCACTTTTCCTCTTCGGAGGACTCAAGTGACAGCTGGGTCCACAGGTCTTTAAGTGCAGTTTCCCTCGCTGCTGCTGGGGCTGCTGGGGCTATGAGAACAAAGGATAGAAGGAGTGCCAGGAAAGAGATCAGACTTGTGGACTGCTTACGAATGAGAAGCTTGACTCTAATAAACAACTCGAAGATCTCATGGAAGTTTTCAAGGACGTTTAGAGGCCTGGGGTTTTAAATATAGTGTCCTAGAGGGAAAACGGTGAGTGATATTTAAAATCTCAGTGGATAGAATTTCTTTGCGTTTAAGAAACTCTTCCTGTCAGGTTTCCTGACCTTTGTGTCCCAGCTTCTGCCTGTCTGGTGCCCACTGCCCCCGAGGAACAGAGAACACAGGAGGGCAACACAGGGTCTGCAGACTGTCATCCCTGGGATTCCAGGGGTGCTCCCAAAGGGAGCTGCTCTCTCCAGCTTTAAGAGCCTCTAATTCAACCATGTCGGGCTCTGGGTAAGCCTCCCTGGCCTGAGAAGATCTGGTGGGAGAGATAAAACATCAAAGCCCATCAGCTGGGGGTCCTAAGCACAAGTCCCCTTACCTAAGAGTGACAGCCGAGACCCTGCTAGGACTGCCAGCCTTTACCAGCAATCTTCTTAACAGCTAGCAGAGTAgctctgaaaaaagaaaacaaacccattgcagtcgagtcgattctgattcatagcaactcttcaggacagagtagaactgccccacatggtttccaaggagctcctggtggatttggactgcagaccttttggttagcagccatagctcttgaccgctacgccaccagggtttcctagagtaGCTCTAGCcatccccatttacagatgagcaaactgaagcTCCCAAAGGGAAGGCCACCTACCCAAGATAACCTAAATGGCAGAACTGGGAGCAGCCCCAGGTAATTTGATGTGAGTCCTATCTCTTTCCCGGCCTTGCAGAGCTAATGAACAGTGTTTAATGGTCAAGGATGGCTGGCTGGGTGGTGGAGAAGGCTGGAGCCCCCCATGAGCACCCTTCCTGATCCCAGTGCAGTGGAAGCCACTCCCACTCTGTCCCACCTGCGCCCAGCTCCTGCCACCTCCTGCAGGCCCTGGAATAGGGGAGCCCTGCCCCTTCCGCTCGTGTAGacagcaacagaacattgccctGCTTGTGGACCAAGTACCCTGGACCCCCAGCCTCATCCAAGCTGAGCCCAGCAGTCCTCCTACCACAGCGCCCCAGCTCCATTTCCAAATGCCCAGGTCTGAATCCCAGCCCCCAAAGACCCAGGACTGTGAGCATAAGTGGATCGGTGGGTGGCTGAGCAGGTTTTACCAGAGGCCAGACTCGCTGTTCTAAGACACAGGCAAATTGTGCTTCCTACGTGCAAAGCAGGGTGCTTTGGACGGGCCCTGCTTCCTGCTCCTGTTCCTGGATCCGGCCAGAAGAGTCAGAGCCTGCCAGCAGAGCCTCTGCAGAGACTCCAGCCTGGGGAAAGGGTGGCTGCTGTGTTTCTTCAGGCCCTGTGATTTTCTCCCCCGGCACAGGCGAGGGAAGTACGTGAGGCCATGCCACCCTTCCAATCTGCTCCCTTAGGAGCTGGATATGCCCTCTCAGGGCAGGCCACAGCTCACACTGGGCTTCTGATCCATGGATCAGTCAATCGGAGGGCCAGACACCTTCCTTCCAGCTTacccaagtcagaaagagaatgGCGGCCTCTAGCGGCCTCTACTTCCCTCCCAGTGTGCCTGGAGGACGGCCACAACTGCCACCTCCAGGCCTGCCCACACTCAGGCTGCAAAATCAGCCATGCCTGTGGCCAGCTCCCCCACAGGCCCCAAGCAGCCAAGCTGGCCCTGAACTGGCTTGGGACAGCCAAACTGGGCTCAGCTTTCCTGACACCCAGGTCCCAGCCCCAACCGTCAGGCTGCATGTGTCTCCCCTGTCCTCAGAGGGCAGGTACAGGCAGGTAGTGATGGTGTGGACCCAGGACAAGGCCTCTAGAGGGCTCTGAGCCTGACCCCACCCACAACTCCGCATACCTTGTTCACTGTAGACCCTGGACAGGCTGTCTCCAAACATCGGTCCTCAGGCTCAAAATCTATACTGGATACCAAAAATAGAAACAGACACACACTCCATCCTAGTCGGATTCACTGCATCTTCCACCTAAGTATAGTCAGCTCTGAGAGATAGGGATAGGGAAGGCGGGTCTCCGCCTTTGTAGCCGGGTGGTACGTAGGCATCCTTTTGATAATAGAGACGACCAGCCCCCTCCAGGTGGAAACAGAAAGGAGCAGATTGGAAGCTCACCCTAGAACCTTCTGTGGCTCTCAGTACCCTGCTGCTGGGGATCACCCATAACCCTCCTCCCTCTGACCTGGGGCAGCCTCCTTGGCCCAGCATAGTCATGACTACCAGAGGTCGCGATCACCACTGATGACCTAATCACCAACCTGGGAATGAATGTTTCCCAGGGTTGCTGCCTCTCAAGGCCTTGCTGGGGTGCAGAAGTGAACCAGGCCTCCAGGTTCTCTGCATTCAAGGCCTTCTCAGTCCAGTGAGTGAGAGAGGCAGATACCTGAGACCAATACACAGCAGAGGCTCGGGCCAAGGTATGCGGGGAGAAGCTGGAAGGTGCAGGAGACCCACCCCTGCTTTCTGGGAAAGAGCAAGACCACATTCCAGGGATCATCATGAGACTCCCCTGAAAAGATCCCTGTGAACAAACCTGCCCTTGGCAGCCTGCTCCCCGCAGCCCCGCCCAAACCACCTCAATTCTCCCCTCttttcctccccctacccctccaGTGAGCTGAGAATTAGCTGTCTGGCATTCCagtagcatttattgagtgcctgcaaTATGCCAGGTGTGCTGGGCTGGGAGAGGCAGGACAGTGGAGCTGTAGTGAGGCAGGTGAGGGCAACCCGGGCAGAGAGGAAGGCGGGGCGTGGAGGCGGGGGTGTGCCGGGGGTCACCAGCCCAAATACTCAGGGCTATTCAGCTGTAGGTCCCTGGCAGAAGTTCCTATTATAGAAGTGGCGGTTGTCCCTGGTCAGGGCCGTGCCCAGCTGGGCCCAAAACCTGCCCTGGCCACTGGGCTGGTGGGGCCAGAGGAGGACGCTCTGGCTGCAGAGGCGCTGGCGCAGCCGCACATAGTGAGACCGGTGGGCATTGGGGCACAGGATCACCAGCACCACCACGTCCTTGCGGTCCTCCAGCAGGCGCTGTTGGGCCAGCAGGAAGCTGGCCCGCAAGAGACCACTGACACGGTCAGTGCGGGCTAGCACAAACAGCGTCTTGCGGCTGCTGTAGACCGAGGCCCACAGGTTCTCAAAGAGTGTCTTGCCCGGCAGCCAGTCTCGCTCCTCTAGACAAAGGCGCAGCGCTCTGCGCCCGCGACGCTCCTCCAGCTGCACCCGAAGTTCGTTGTACACCCAGTCGGCCACTGCACCCTGTGCCTTGTCAAAGACCACGAAGGCGTCATAGGGCAGCGCATCCGCAGCCTGCCGCCGCCCCCGCCGTGGAAGCCAGGCCAGGCACAGGTGGAAACAGTACCAGAGGTCCCAGCCGCAGAGGTGGTGCAACAGGGGCACAGCCAGGCCCAGGGTCACCACCATCATTGAGAGGCCAAAGCAGTCCCAGGAGAGGGCCTCATCCAGGCAGAGGCGCAGGTCCTGAGCAAAGATGCTGAGGCCCTGCAGCTGGCTCGGGCTGCCACACCTCACACGGCTGGGCAGACTGGGCACAGCAGCCTGCACCTCCAGCAGGAAGTCCACGAAGACCGCCCCGCAAGAGCAGTGCAGGGGGTTGGCGCTCACATCCAGCACCTTCAGGGCACCTGCCCTGGACCCAAACCAAGAGGAGTCCACCGTCTTGAGGGCGTTGGAACTGAGGTTGAGCTCCTGTAGCCTCTTGGCCTGGGCAAAGAAGCTGGACGCCACCATGTTGATGCTGTTGCTGCTGAGGTCCAGCCGCCGGAGCCTCGTGTCAGAAGGCAGGCTGCCGTTGGTCAGGGTCTTCAGCTGGTTTCCTGCCAGGTCCAGCACTTCTAGTTTGGGCAGGAGGGCCAGGTTGCTCCAGTTGAAGAAGGCCAAGTGATTGCCACGGAGTCGCAGCAGCTGCAAGCTCTTGGGGAGGTTGTCTAGGGTAGGGGGCAGGAGCGTATGCAGGTGATTCTGGGACAGGTCCAGCCTCACCAGACCTTGCAGGCCTTGGAAGAAGTGGGAATAGAGGTCTCCTTCAGCCCACATGCGCCCCAGGACGTTGCCGCTGAAGTCCAGGGCCTGCAGCGAGCTGCTGCAGAGCTTCTGGGACACCCGGCCATCGATGTTGTTGTGCGCCAGGCTGAGGTAGCGCAGGGCATGCAGGTTGGCCAGAAAGCTGAGGTTGTGGCCTATGCCCTGCATGCTGAAGGGCTGGCTGTTGTAGCTGAGGTCCAGGGCCTCCAGTTGCGGCAGTTCCGTGAATGAGCGCCCATGGTACAGGTCCAGCTTGTTATAGGACAGGTCCAGTACCCGCAGGCTGATCAGTGGCACGAACTGCGAGCCATTGACTGCCTGTGCTATGCTGTTGTGGCTCAGACGCAGGCACTGGAGGCGTGAAAGCCGGGCAAACATCTCAGGCTGGATCGTCACCAGGTTGTTCCGGGACAGGTCCAAGGTAAAGTTGAGGCTCTGGCAGCTTGGCATGAAGTCCTCAGAGCCGGGGGTGTCCAGTGGGGCTGGATCGAGGTCCCCAGACCGCAGCTGGACCTTCTGCCCACCACCTACCTCCCTGGTGCTGGCCGCCAGCTTCGCAGCTCCGCTGATGCGGTTGTCTGACAGGTCCACATACTTCAGGCTAAGGAAGCCCCCGAAGATGTCCAGCTGGGCCTGGTTGATGAAGTTCATCTGCAGATGCAGACTCTTGAGTGTGGGCAGGCGGGTCAGCGACTGCAGCGTGGACTCGCTGAGCGAGCGGAAGAAGATACCATGCATGTCCAGCTCCTCCAGGGATGTCAGGTACCTGAAGGAGGGTGCCAGGCGCAGGTGGGCAAAGGACACCTTCTTGTGGTAGTTGAAGGACAGGTTGAGCTTGCGCAGCTGTGTCAGGCTCTCGAAGGCCACGGTTTTGGTGATGCAGTTGTAGAGGAAGTTCTCGCTCAGGTCTAGCACGGTGAGGTTGCTCAGCCCACGGAACCAATCACGGTTCAGGCTGTAGAGAGAACTGTCCTTCAGCACCAGGCCTTTGAGGTGGCTCAAGTGGCTAAAGGTATCGGGGTGCAGCCGTGGGAAGCCACGTGGGCACTCCCTGCAGGGGTTACGAGCGTGGTCACAGCGGCGGCAGTTCCCGCCTAGGTCCAGCACACGTAGGGCAGTCAGGTTGGCCAGGTCCCCAGGTGCCAGGCTGACAATGTGGTTGTAAGACAATAGCAGGGACTCCAGACTGGGGGGCAGGCTGCGGGGCACGGCTGTGAGGTTGTTGTACTTGAGTGACAGGTGGGTGAGGTTGCTCAGGCCGAGGAGGGCGCCCGGGGCCACCCTCAGGGCCCACGTGCACGGATTCTTGTAGTAGCAGTTGCCATCCATGTACAGGAAGCGCAGGGCGTGTAGGCCAGTGAAGGTGGTGGAATCAAGCTCCAGGATGTTGGTGTGGCTCAGGGACAGTGACACGAGGGAGCTGGGCAGGGCGGGCACAGTGGTGATGCTGTTGTAGCCCAGGTTCAGCTCTTCCAGGGTGGGTATGGCCAGGAAGGTGCCCCACTCGATAGTCATGTGGCAGGGATAGTTCATGGGGCTGAGGGGGGCTGGCGGGCAGTTCCACTTGAGGTCGAGATGCCGCAGGCTGGGAAAGTGGGCAAAGTCAGAGGCATGGAGGTGGTGGATGCGGTTGGAGCGCAGTAACAGGCTGGTGACGTTGCCACGGGGCGCTGATGCAGGGAAGTGGGGCACTGACTTCAGGAACAGCCACTTGCAGTTCACCACGCCATGGGGCTGCAGCTCACACGGCAGAAAGGCAGGCAGGGTACCCAGGGCCAGCACCATGATCAGCGCTGAGGCCTGCGCCAGGAGAGACAGGGGGTGCAGGGCACGGCAGCAGGGGCCCTGCAGTGGGGGGCTGTGTAAGTGTGCAGTCCCAGCTCCACCCCCACCCACTCCACTTCCCAGGGATCCTCCAAGCACAGGCCCCAATCTTTCCTCTCCAAGCCCACCTCAGGGAGGCTCCTCCGCCTCTGCCAGCCCCCATCCCACTCCCTGAAGCTCATGGGAGAACTTGGCTTCGGAATCTCTGCGAACCTGAACTCAGGTCTCAGACCCAGCCTTTGACTCAGAATTTGGACTCAGAACTCAGACCTGGAATTCAGCCTCATGATTTAAAGTTTTCATTCATAACCCAACACCAGCTAGACAGCGGACCCACTGGGCCTTTCCCCAACTTTCCCTTCCTCTGATCAGGGGCCATTTTTCTGTTCTCCTGAACAAGGTGGCACCTGGCCCCTTCCCTCTCGCCGCCCTGAAAAAAAACCCTATGCCCTCTGCCAGTCACTCCCAGCCCCTCTGTCTCCCTTTGGCCAGGGTCCAGCCAAGAGTGAGGGTCCCCTGCCAAGCCCCTGATGGCTACCCTGCCCAGTACCCCTGGCTACACCAGTTTGTCCCCAGCCCATGCTACAAGTCAGAACAGATTGGAGGGAGGGGTGGGCAGCAAAGTGGCAGTCAGAGCCCAGCCCTGGGCATCAGGACTTTGGCTGGTAGCCCCAGCTCCACCTGACTGCAgccctgggcctcagtctccccatgcGCACAATGGGTTTGGGTCTCACTGCTCAGAGAAGGGCTTCGGCTCTAATCTCTCCAGGGTTCTGCGGGTGTCCCCAGGGCTATGTAGGTGATAGCCCCTTTCACTGTTGCCTGCGGCCCCCAAGCCCACCGCCCTCCCTCCCTGGCCAAGTTGATCCCTTCTTAGGGTTCAGGGCTGTTCTCCTACCATGGTGGGCAGCTGGGACTTCTCCAGAGGGCTGGCTGGCAGACTGCGCTTTGATCTCAGGGTCccttctgccagcagcagagacacagaggaaaaaaaaagaagtgagattTCACCCCAGCCCCTTCCTCCTACCTCTACCTCAATCCTGGAACCCCAGCCAGAGAGCCAGGAAAATCAGTGTTCTGCTTTCCAGCAAAGTGGGGATGGAACAGGTGGAGGGAGTCCCCCAAGAAGCGCTTTGCCAGAGGAGGAACAGGCTCCTCATGGGCCCACCCCTCCTGTGGCAagggcagggggcgggggtgAGATGAGTCAGACGCCATTTGCATACCCAGATGGCAGACACCATTTTATCCCTTCCTCTTTCCACTCGCCCCACAAACAGCCGTCGCCCATGCCCCTCCTAAGAACCCGCAGCAACCCATCGGGGCC is a window of Elephas maximus indicus isolate mEleMax1 chromosome 20, mEleMax1 primary haplotype, whole genome shotgun sequence DNA encoding:
- the LOC126064133 gene encoding toll-like receptor 9 isoform X1 — its product is MGPCCRALHPLSLLAQASALIMVLALGTLPAFLPCELQPHGVVNCKWLFLKSVPHFPASAPRGNVTSLLLRSNRIHHLHASDFAHFPSLRHLDLKWNCPPAPLSPMNYPCHMTIEWGTFLAIPTLEELNLGYNSITTVPALPSSLVSLSLSHTNILELDSTTFTGLHALRFLYMDGNCYYKNPCTWALRVAPGALLGLSNLTHLSLKYNNLTAVPRSLPPSLESLLLSYNHIVSLAPGDLANLTALRVLDLGGNCRRCDHARNPCRECPRGFPRLHPDTFSHLSHLKGLVLKDSSLYSLNRDWFRGLSNLTVLDLSENFLYNCITKTVAFESLTQLRKLNLSFNYHKKVSFAHLRLAPSFRYLTSLEELDMHGIFFRSLSESTLQSLTRLPTLKSLHLQMNFINQAQLDIFGGFLSLKYVDLSDNRISGAAKLAASTREVGGGQKVQLRSGDLDPAPLDTPGSEDFMPSCQSLNFTLDLSRNNLVTIQPEMFARLSRLQCLRLSHNSIAQAVNGSQFVPLISLRVLDLSYNKLDLYHGRSFTELPQLEALDLSYNSQPFSMQGIGHNLSFLANLHALRYLSLAHNNIDGRVSQKLCSSSLQALDFSGNVLGRMWAEGDLYSHFFQGLQGLVRLDLSQNHLHTLLPPTLDNLPKSLQLLRLRGNHLAFFNWSNLALLPKLEVLDLAGNQLKTLTNGSLPSDTRLRRLDLSSNSINMVASSFFAQAKRLQELNLSSNALKTVDSSWFGSRAGALKVLDVSANPLHCSCGAVFVDFLLEVQAAVPSLPSRVRCGSPSQLQGLSIFAQDLRLCLDEALSWDCFGLSMMVVTLGLAVPLLHHLCGWDLWYCFHLCLAWLPRRGRRQAADALPYDAFVVFDKAQGAVADWVYNELRVQLEERRGRRALRLCLEERDWLPGKTLFENLWASVYSSRKTLFVLARTDRVSGLLRASFLLAQQRLLEDRKDVVVLVILCPNAHRSHYVRLRQRLCSQSVLLWPHQPSGQGRFWAQLGTALTRDNRHFYNRNFCQGPTAE
- the LOC126064133 gene encoding toll-like receptor 9 isoform X3, producing MAHQTGIHATEELKEFFAKARAGSIRLIKVIIEDEQLVLGASRELVGGWDQDYDRAVLPLLDDQQPCYLLYRLDSQNAQGFEWVFLAWSPDSSPVRLKMLYAATRATVKKEFGGGHIKDELFGTVKDDLSFAGYQKHLSSCAAPAPLTLAERELQQIRINEVKTEISVESKHQTLQGLAFPLQPEAQRALQQLKQKMINYIQLKLDLERETIELVHTEPTDVAQLPSRVPRDVARYHFFLYKHTHEGDPLESVVFIYSMPGYKCSIKERMLYSSCKSRLLDSVEQDFQLEISKKGPCCRALHPLSLLAQASALIMVLALGTLPAFLPCELQPHGVVNCKWLFLKSVPHFPASAPRGNVTSLLLRSNRIHHLHASDFAHFPSLRHLDLKWNCPPAPLSPMNYPCHMTIEWGTFLAIPTLEELNLGYNSITTVPALPSSLVSLSLSHTNILELDSTTFTGLHALRFLYMDGNCYYKNPCTWALRVAPGALLGLSNLTHLSLKYNNLTAVPRSLPPSLESLLLSYNHIVSLAPGDLANLTALRVLDLGGNCRRCDHARNPCRECPRGFPRLHPDTFSHLSHLKGLVLKDSSLYSLNRDWFRGLSNLTVLDLSENFLYNCITKTVAFESLTQLRKLNLSFNYHKKVSFAHLRLAPSFRYLTSLEELDMHGIFFRSLSESTLQSLTRLPTLKSLHLQMNFINQAQLDIFGGFLSLKYVDLSDNRISGAAKLAASTREVGGGQKVQLRSGDLDPAPLDTPGSEDFMPSCQSLNFTLDLSRNNLVTIQPEMFARLSRLQCLRLSHNSIAQAVNGSQFVPLISLRVLDLSYNKLDLYHGRSFTELPQLEALDLSYNSQPFSMQGIGHNLSFLANLHALRYLSLAHNNIDGRVSQKLCSSSLQALDFSGNVLGRMWAEGDLYSHFFQGLQGLVRLDLSQNHLHTLLPPTLDNLPKSLQLLRLRGNHLAFFNWSNLALLPKLEVLDLAGNQLKTLTNGSLPSDTRLRRLDLSSNSINMVASSFFAQAKRLQELNLSSNALKTVDSSWFGSRAGALKVLDVSANPLHCSCGAVFVDFLLEVQAAVPSLPSRVRCGSPSQLQGLSIFAQDLRLCLDEALSWDCFGLSMMVVTLGLAVPLLHHLCGWDLWYCFHLCLAWLPRRGRRQAADALPYDAFVVFDKAQGAVADWVYNELRVQLEERRGRRALRLCLEERDWLPGKTLFENLWASVYSSRKTLFVLARTDRVSGLLRASFLLAQQRLLEDRKDVVVLVILCPNAHRSHYVRLRQRLCSQSVLLWPHQPSGQGRFWAQLGTALTRDNRHFYNRNFCQGPTAE